The window TTCGCCCCCGTCGGCAGCTCGCGGGCGACCTCGTCCGGCACCCGAACGGCCTACTTGACCTCGGTCAGCTTCCCGGCCTTGACGTCGTAGACGAAGCCGCGGACGTTGTCCGTGTGCGGGAGGTACGCGCTGCGCCGCACCCGCTCCATCGACGTCCGGACGCTGTTCTCGACGTTGCGGAACGCTTCGACCGCCCAGGTCGGCCGCAGGCCGGTGGCTTCTTCCAGCTCGTCCTTGAAGTCGTCTTCGGTGACCATCGACAGGCCGCACTCGGTGTGCTGGACGATCAGCACCTCACGCGTGCCCAGCTTGCGCTGCGACAGGGCGAGCGAGCGGATCACGTCGTCGGTCACCACGCCGCCCGCGTTGCGCAGGACGTGCGACTCGCCCTGCAGCAGGCCGAACACCTCGAACACCCGAATCCGGGCGTCCATGCAGGTCAGGATGGCCACCTGCAGCGACGGCCTGGCCGACGAGCGGTCGCCGGGCGTCACGTCGCCGAGTTCCTGGTTGCGCTTGAGCAGTACGTCGATCGAGGTCATCGGTCACCTTCCGGCCAGTGGCCCCGCGAGGCGGGCGTACCACTCCATTTGACCTGGTGAGTACCCGTTCGAGCAATGCACTACGAGCTATGTCACGGCCCCTGAAAACTCAGCCGCCGAACCAGGGCTCCTCGACCGTGCGCGGCGGCGCCGACGTGCGCCCGACGCGCAGCTCGGTCGGCAGCGTGATCACCTTCGGCGAGCTGCGCTCGGCCGAGCCGAGCAGCAGCCGGCCGGCCACCTTGCCCTTCTCCAGCACCGGCTGGTGGACCGTGGTGAGCCCGATCCGCTCGGCCTCGGCGATGCCGTCGAAGCCGGTGACGGTCAGGTCCTGCGGCACCCGCAGCCCGCGCCGCTCGGCCTCGGCCATGGCGCCGAGCGCGAGGATGTCCGAGGTGCAGATCACGGCCGTGATCTGCGGGTACGCGTCGAGCAGCTGGCGGGCGGCGGACGCGCCGTCGTCCACCGTGTGGTCGAAGCGCTCGACCACCGGGACGCTCGCCCAGTCGACGCCGGCGGCCGAGAACGCCACGGCCAGCGCCTCCAGCCGGGTGCGCTGGACGTGGAAGTGCGCGCCGCTCTGCCGGGTGGCCGAGACGAAGTCGTCGTTGCGCTCGCGGGCCAGCCGCATGCAGATGACGCCGACCTGCCGGTGGCCCAGCGAGACGAGGTGCTCGGCGATCTTGCCGACCGCCGCCGCGTCGTCCGGGCCGACGCGGTCGATGCCCTCGATGCTCGGCTGGTCGATGATCACCGTCGGCACCGGGCGTTCCAGCACGGCGGCCAGGCTCGGGTCGTCGTCCGGCACGGAGTAGACGACGAAGCCGTCGACGCCCGCGCGGTGCACCGCGCCGACGTCCTCACGGCCGGGGCTGGCCGGCACCAGGTGCAGGCCGACGCCCGCGTCTTCACAGGCCAGGGCCAGTCCTTCGAGCACGCCGACGGCGGCGGGGTCGCGGAAGGCGTAGGAGAGGTTCTCGGTGAGCAGTAGCCCGACCGCGCCCGCCTTGCGGGTGCGCAGGGAGCGGGCGACGGGGTCGGGACCGGGGTAGCCGAGGCGCCGCGCGGTCTCGAGGACCCGGCGGCGCAGTTCCGGGGACAGCTGGTCCGGCCGGTTGTAGGCGTTGGACACCGTGGTCCTGGACACACCGAGCTCCGCCGCGAGCGACGCCAGCGTCGCCTGCCTCCGGGTGCGAATAGGACGTCCCATCAGCAAACCGTAACGGTTCAGATCGTTTTCCTGAAGAGACACCCCGGGTGGTCGATGTCTCGATCCGCATGCGTGAAGACGCATACACCAACCCGGGATCGGATGGCCAGGAAGTCATCCGGATGGGGTAAGGTGAATCTGACAACGGTTTCCATTAGCGTCTCAGTGTCGTCAGGAGAGTCCCGCAGATGAGTTCCCGCCGTACCAAGAGCGTCCTCGCGGCCGCTTCGGCCTTGTCCGTCCTCGCGCTGGCCGCGTGCTCCGGTGGCACCTCCGGCTCCGACGGCGGCGCGGAGTCCGGCGGCTCCGGGAAGATCAAGGTCGTCGCCTCGACGGACGTCTGGGGCAGCGTCGTCAGCGCCGTCGGCGGGGACAAGGTCGACGTCAAGGCGATCATCCACGACCCGTCGGCCGACCCGCACTCGTACGAGACGACCGCGGACGACGCCCTCGCGGCGAAGGACGCGAAGCTGCTCCTGTCCAACGGCGGCGGCTACGACGAGTTCTTCGGCAAGCTCACCGACCAGGCCGGGGACGCGAAGAAGCTCGTCGCCTACGACATCGCCGCGACCGGCGACGAGAACGAGCACGTCTGGTACGACCTGCCGGGCGTCGACAAGGTCGCCGACCAGGTCGCCGCCCAGCTGGGTGAGCTGCAGCCGGCGTCGAAGCAGGCGTTCACCGACAACGCGACCGCGTTCAAGGCGAAGGTCGACGCGCTGGAGAAGCGGCTGGCCCAGCTGGGTGCGTCGCACCCGGGCACGAAGGTCGTCGTCACCGAGCCGGTGGCGCACTACCTGCTCCAGAGCGCGAAGCTGACCGACGCGACGCCGAAGGCCTTTTCGGACGCCGTGGAGAACGACACCGACGTCCCGGCCGGCGCCGTGAACGAATACCAGCAGCTCATCGCCACCAAGCAGGTCAAGGCGCTGATCAACAACGCGCAGACGGTCACGCCGCTCACCCAGGACGTCGTGGCGCGGGCCAAGGCCGCCGGGATCGGCGTCGTCGACGTGACCGAGACGCTGCCCAAGGGTGTGACGGACTACATTGGCTGGATGACCGGGGAAGTAGCCGCGCTGGCGGGAGCGTTGAAGTAGCCATGTCTCCCGTTTCCGACGACGTACGTCCCGCGGTCCGGGTCCGCGGGGCGGGGCTCGCGTTCGGTCCCCGGACCCTGTGGTCGGGGCTGGACCTCGTCGTCGAGCCGGGCGAGTTCGTCGCCGTGCTCGGCCCGAACGGCTCCGGCAAGAGCAGCCTGCTCAAGGCGCTGCTCGGCATGCAGGGCCTGTCGGCGGGCGCGGTCGAGATCGCCGGCGGCCGCCCGGGCGGCGCGAACCGCAAGGTCGGCTACATCCCGCAGCAGCGCGCGATCGACGAGTCGCTGACGCTGCGCGGCGTCGACCTGGTCGGCCTCGGCCTCGACGGCCACCGCTGGGGTCCGGGTCTGTTCGGCATGGCCGCGCGCCGGCGCCGGGTTTCCGAAGCGATCGACGCGGTGGGCGCGACTCGTTATGCGAAGCAGCCCGTCGGGCGCTTGTCCGGCGGCGAGCAGCAGCGGTTGCGGGTGGCGCAGGCGCTGGTCGGCGACCCCGAGGTGCTGCTGTGCGACGAGCCGCTGCTGTCCCTGGACCTGGCGCACCAGCGCGCGATCAGCGAGCTGATCGATTCCCGGCGGCGCACGGCCGGCACCGCGGTGCTGTTCGTGACGCACGAGATCAACCCGGTGCTGCCGTTCGTCGACCGCGTGGTGTACCTGGTCAACGGCCAGTTCCGGATCGGCAAGCCGGACGAGGTCATGACCACCGAGACGCTGTCGGAGCTCTACGGCACGCGCGTCGAGGTGTTGGAGGTGGGCGGCCAGATCCACATCGCGGGCGCGCAGAGCGCGTTGTGCGAGGAGGAGCCGCACCACCACGAACACGACGTCGAAGAGCAAGTGGGCTGAGTCTTGGATCTGTTCGACTTCGGCAAGACGTGGGAGCTGATCACCGAGCTGCCCGGCGTCCAGACGGCGCTCCTCGCGGCGGCGATCCTCGGCCTGGTGGCAGGGGTACTGGGCCCGCTGATCGTGATGCGGCGGATGTCGTTCGCGGTGCACGGGACGTCCGAGCTGGCGTTCACCGGCGGCGCGGCGGCCCTGCTGCTCGGGATCGGCGTCGAGTACGGCGCGCTGATCGGCGCGGTGGTGGCGGCGCTGCTGCTGGGCATCCTGGGCGCGCGGGACGCGGACCGCGACTCGGTGATCGGCGTGATCCTGTCGTTCGGCCTCGGCATGGGCGTGCTGTTCCTGTCGTTCTACAAAGGACGGTCCGGGAACAAGTTCGGCATCCTCACCGGCCAGATCATCACCATCGACTCGACGAACCTGACGTTGTTCGTGGTGTCGTCGGTGGTGGTCCTGGCGGTGCTGGCGCTGGTGTACCGGCCGTTGCTGTTCGCTTCGGTGGACCGGAACGTGGCGGTCGCGCGCGGTGTCCCGGTGAAGACGCTGACGGTGGTGTTCGCGCTGCTGGTGGGCGTCTCGACGGCGTTGAGCGTGAAGGTGGTCGGGTCGCTCCTGGTGGTGGCGTTGATGGTGACGCCCGCGGCCGCGGCGGCTCGCGTGACGGCGTCGCCGTGGAAGGCGACGGTGCTGTCGATCGTGTTCGCCGAGGTGGCGGCGCTGGGCGGGATCGTGCTGTCGCTGGCGCCGGGGCTCCCGGTGAGCGCGTTCGTGACGGCGATTTCGTTCCTGATCTACGTGGTCTGCCGCGTGATCGCCTGGCAGCGGGACCGCCGGACGAGGGTCCGGGCGGTCGACCCGGCCCCGGACCTCGTCGCGGCAGCCTGAACCACTGCACCTGAAGCGTGTCGCTGATCGCGGCGTTGCCCCCGGCGGGATAGCCGACGGACTGGTACGCCGCGCGGCTGCGGTGCAGGACGCACGTGTTGCTCGGCGTCTGCCTCACCGAACGGGCCGGTACGGCGAAGTTCGTGATGTAGGCACAGGGGTAGTACTCGCCGGACTTGTAGAAGTTGATGTTGACCCTGGACGGGATCCAGTTGTAGTGCGAGGCGTTGCCGAGGTGGAGGGTGAAGTAGACCTCGTTGTTGTCGGCCCAGGCACAGGACTGCCAGTACAGCGCCGAGTTGCCGGGGGCGTACTGGTAGCCGCTGCACACGTGCCCGAACTGGCCCGGGCCCACGATGACGTCGGCGGACGCGATGCCCGCGCCCGCGAACAGGCCGGTGAGCGAAAGTACGACTGCGGTGACGAACCGTTTCATGAGTTCCCCTCGAGTGTGTCCTGGACGGCCGGGTGGCCGACCAGGACACTCGCGAACCGCCGCCGGGTTTAGGCGCGCCGCCGCCGTCACCTGATCAGCCGAGCATCAGCAGGACCTGCAGCTCCCCGACGACGAACCCGATCACCCCGCCCACCGCGATCAGCTTCCACTCGTCCTGCCGGAACGCCGGCCGCAGCAAGCCCTCGAACTCCAACGGCGTCAGGGCCAGCATCCGCTGCTCGATCATCTTCGCGACGTCCATCGCCTCGGTCAGGTAGCCCTCGGCGTACCGGGCCGTGTCGGGCAGCTGTTCGAGGGCTTTCCGGGCCGCCGCGTGCTTCATCTCCCGCAAGCGCGTGCCGCCCACTGTCCGGGAGAGCGGCATCTGCGTGTCGACCGCTTCCGAAACGAGGTGCTCGACCAGCGCCGCCAGCCGATCGGCGCGCGGGCCGCGCAACACCGCGTCCAGCAGGTTCTGGACCGTCAGGACCTCGGTCGCGATCAGCTCCCCGTACTGCCGCGCGACCTCGGCCCGCCGGCGCTGGAACTTGCCCTGGAAGATCACCCGGCCGACGCGGACCGGCTCGCGCGGGACGAAGATCAGCTTGATCGCCAGCCAGTCCGTGCACAGCCCGATCACGCCGCCGAACGCCGGGAGCACCCACGGCTCGCGCGTGAACGCCCAGACGATCGTCTGGACCAGGCCGAGCCC of the Amycolatopsis sp. NBC_01488 genome contains:
- a CDS encoding metal ABC transporter solute-binding protein, Zn/Mn family — translated: MSSRRTKSVLAAASALSVLALAACSGGTSGSDGGAESGGSGKIKVVASTDVWGSVVSAVGGDKVDVKAIIHDPSADPHSYETTADDALAAKDAKLLLSNGGGYDEFFGKLTDQAGDAKKLVAYDIAATGDENEHVWYDLPGVDKVADQVAAQLGELQPASKQAFTDNATAFKAKVDALEKRLAQLGASHPGTKVVVTEPVAHYLLQSAKLTDATPKAFSDAVENDTDVPAGAVNEYQQLIATKQVKALINNAQTVTPLTQDVVARAKAAGIGVVDVTETLPKGVTDYIGWMTGEVAALAGALK
- a CDS encoding metal ABC transporter permease, whose translation is MDLFDFGKTWELITELPGVQTALLAAAILGLVAGVLGPLIVMRRMSFAVHGTSELAFTGGAAALLLGIGVEYGALIGAVVAALLLGILGARDADRDSVIGVILSFGLGMGVLFLSFYKGRSGNKFGILTGQIITIDSTNLTLFVVSSVVVLAVLALVYRPLLFASVDRNVAVARGVPVKTLTVVFALLVGVSTALSVKVVGSLLVVALMVTPAAAAARVTASPWKATVLSIVFAEVAALGGIVLSLAPGLPVSAFVTAISFLIYVVCRVIAWQRDRRTRVRAVDPAPDLVAAA
- a CDS encoding beta-class carbonic anhydrase, with the protein product MTSIDVLLKRNQELGDVTPGDRSSARPSLQVAILTCMDARIRVFEVFGLLQGESHVLRNAGGVVTDDVIRSLALSQRKLGTREVLIVQHTECGLSMVTEDDFKDELEEATGLRPTWAVEAFRNVENSVRTSMERVRRSAYLPHTDNVRGFVYDVKAGKLTEVK
- a CDS encoding LacI family DNA-binding transcriptional regulator, with product MGRPIRTRRQATLASLAAELGVSRTTVSNAYNRPDQLSPELRRRVLETARRLGYPGPDPVARSLRTRKAGAVGLLLTENLSYAFRDPAAVGVLEGLALACEDAGVGLHLVPASPGREDVGAVHRAGVDGFVVYSVPDDDPSLAAVLERPVPTVIIDQPSIEGIDRVGPDDAAAVGKIAEHLVSLGHRQVGVICMRLARERNDDFVSATRQSGAHFHVQRTRLEALAVAFSAAGVDWASVPVVERFDHTVDDGASAARQLLDAYPQITAVICTSDILALGAMAEAERRGLRVPQDLTVTGFDGIAEAERIGLTTVHQPVLEKGKVAGRLLLGSAERSSPKVITLPTELRVGRTSAPPRTVEEPWFGG
- a CDS encoding DUF445 domain-containing protein, whose amino-acid sequence is MDAVRHDLALHWPLYAAMPFIAALIGYVTKRVAIEMMFRPLDFLGIPPLLGWQGVVPKHGGRMAAVATELLTANLLDLREVIGRIDPVIITSELEQPLLRAVDHIAREVLAEHHPRLWEVLPTLAQEMLIKQVQASAPRLVREFLDDVRENLDEVLDVQHMTVQRLTRDKALLVRLIRETSRPEMAFIARMGIYFGFGLGLVQTIVWAFTREPWVLPAFGGVIGLCTDWLAIKLIFVPREPVRVGRVIFQGKFQRRRAEVARQYGELIATEVLTVQNLLDAVLRGPRADRLAALVEHLVSEAVDTQMPLSRTVGGTRLREMKHAAARKALEQLPDTARYAEGYLTEAMDVAKMIEQRMLALTPLEFEGLLRPAFRQDEWKLIAVGGVIGFVVGELQVLLMLG
- a CDS encoding metal ABC transporter ATP-binding protein yields the protein MSPVSDDVRPAVRVRGAGLAFGPRTLWSGLDLVVEPGEFVAVLGPNGSGKSSLLKALLGMQGLSAGAVEIAGGRPGGANRKVGYIPQQRAIDESLTLRGVDLVGLGLDGHRWGPGLFGMAARRRRVSEAIDAVGATRYAKQPVGRLSGGEQQRLRVAQALVGDPEVLLCDEPLLSLDLAHQRAISELIDSRRRTAGTAVLFVTHEINPVLPFVDRVVYLVNGQFRIGKPDEVMTTETLSELYGTRVEVLEVGGQIHIAGAQSALCEEEPHHHEHDVEEQVG